Proteins from a single region of Callithrix jacchus isolate 240 chromosome 12, calJac240_pri, whole genome shotgun sequence:
- the LOC144578683 gene encoding uncharacterized protein LOC144578683 has protein sequence MLAISHLGSFPDLVLFNRCFIFSPVMHFIALPRKLLIKSIIITASSSTIRASRNQDALHPGEVAPPGSSVELVKIFQVDTVLRQGEDAVPRRAKASSSCSLLLPELSCRQLVREPEGQWSSRIPPLNRCPHSYFMTLLSLFSTPVKQ, from the exons atgttagcgatcagccatcttggatcattccccgACCTTGTTCTTTTCAATAGATGTTTTATTTTCAGCCCTGTCATGCACTTCATTGCCCTTCCCAGGAAACTGCTGATTAAGTCCATCATCATCACTGCCAGCAGCAGCACCATCAG AGCCTCCAGGAACCAGGACGCGCTCCACCCCGGGGAAGTTGCCCCGCCAGGCAGCTCTGTGGAGCTCGTCAAGATCTTCCAGGTGGACACAGTACTGAGGCAGGGGGAGGATGCAGTACCAAGGCGGGCAAAGGCGTCCTCTTCATGCTCGCTTCTGCTGCCCGAGCTGTCGTGCCGCCAGCTGGTGAGGGAGCCCGAGGGCCAATGGTCCTCCAGGATCCCACCTCTAAATCGATGTCCCCATTCTTATTTCATGACTCTCTTGTCTCTCTTCTCCACCCCTGTTAAGCaatag